AAAAACACACAAATAGAAGACGTCAAACCTCTTCCTTGCTTTGACTTTGCATGCCACACTCCACAATAGGACATGCATACACATGAGAATCCACTGCTACTTCTCCTGCATGTGCAGTGTCCACAATAGCCTCAGTTTCCGCTTCTACACCTTCTTGAATTACTATCGTATCTATTGGTGGATCATCTTTCACTTCTGGTTGGTAATGAGtcttaaatattttaattacttATGAACAAAACATGAGATTAggggaaataaaagaaataatgacTTTTTCGTGTTGTTTCTTCAGAGCAAGCGACTGGAACGAATGAGGGCAGTAGGAGCATTTGTAAGGGAGTTCTCCATGGTGACCTCGAAGATGTACCTTAAAAAGAACGATGGAAACGGTATTTAAGTTAAAGTAATTCAACTCGTTCACAGAAGCCTACTCCTTTTTTAATATCTGACATTATCTGGCTCGAAAACATTTGAATTACAagatcttttaattttaaaaagtcatttcattaaaataaatgagcaCTAAGAAGCGCATTCTATCTAAAACAGAACACGTCCCAAAGTTTTGCACCATGACTACCACTCACCTTTAAAACATGCCCTTGTGAGAAACCAGCACCACAGATTTGACACTGATACGGCCGTTCACCGGTATGCTTCCTTAGATGTTCGGCAATTTTTGATGGATACTTGATCTCTTTGTTACATGGCCTACAGTAAAACGTTTGGGCAGGTTTCCGTCGAACCATGCGGTACTTTCGTATAGAAGTGCGTTCATAAATAGAGTCACGCTGCTCCTGTAAGCGATAGGACTTTCAATTGATGataacggcaaaaaaaaataaccaaaattATAATCCTGATCAGTCAAGAGAACTAACCTTATCCTCTGCATAATTGTACTGCTCTTCGTGATCTTCTTCAACATCTAGGATACTTTCCtgtaaacaaaatatttcattaaaaacaaacataaccTAATGAAGctataacaaaagaaaatataaggtaaggaatagaaaatcattcaaattGCTCACCTCCGTCACTTCCAATTCCTCAACAGTTGTGTGGATTGGGCTTTCATAGCCTACATAGCCTACATTTGAAGTGCCCACTGTTGAGGTGGCCTCTTCAAACATCCTAAAATGTTTATTATAATCCACAGGGAAACATAAACTGATTAACTGACTGAAATACAAACTGAGTTTGCACCGTACATACAATGCAAACTTTTCGAAATACATATGAACGAATAACCCAATTCAGCCCAACTCTAGCAATCGATGGATAATATCTTGGTACGGACAATtacgaataaacaaaaacacctCGTAGTTCTCCacaaattgaggaaaaacaGGGATAAGTACTAAGTTCCACTCTAAGATTCCTATAACAAACGTTCACAATATGATCGAAACGATCAAGAGTAGTTCTCCAAGAAGATCTGGACAAAGGTACGATACCGAGGAATCCACAATTCGCTCAAATAGCCAAGGAAGGTCATAGGTTATAGGAAAAGGTCATGAAAGGATACTTTCAAATGAAACAGGGGACGATTCTGAGCTGTGTTCCATTGTTTTACTAGGAAAGGAGAGTTAGAAGTAAAACATCAAGGTTGGAATTTAAAATAAGTAAGAAATACTACAAATAAGcagaataggagaaaaaatagagcatAAATAAGTAGTTTGGTGTGGATATCACCataaaaaaccacaaaaaaggtttatatattttaattttatcgtAACGTAGAATCATAACAACGTGGCAAATATAAAACCACAAAACAACTCATGGCGATTACAATGTGGGAACTCGAATATTACAGCAGAACGCTCGTACAAAAAAACTTCCTGGAAAAAAGGAGTCTTCAAAATTTACAATGTGCCGCGTAGAAAAACACCAATTCCCTGTTGTAATCGCTACGCAACAACTAAATCTGTACATACAGTCTTAAAAATATTCTGGCCCGTAAATCGAATCAAGCAATGCACAGGTAACAAGACAACTAGTAGCTTCTAAACCCAACCTCATGAACTTACAAATGTTTCAAATGTAACATACAGTGAAAGACAATCTGATACGTAACAATTCAAAACAATTATTGCCTAAATAAAGCGCGCGCTGGATGTCTTATTTGCAACTTTCTCTTCAGAATATTAACAACTCGAGGTTTGATGGTCGAGTTCTCCTCAATTGTCGTATGATCCTTGAAAAACAGAAGGTGAAATAATGGTTAGAATacgaattttcgaaaaagacTCTAAATAAGTCTGTTACCATCTTACCTTTAATGGTTTATGTTCTTCAAATAGCGCAGGCATTTCCTGTTCTTCAACGACCTCGTCCATCTCGTCAAGCTCTGCCTCGAAAACTGGGACTTCCACTACGCCTGATGGACAAGGCTCTAGCTCTAGGTCAGAGATCAGGTACTGGACAGGCTTTGTGTTTTCTGCCGGCAACAATAAATCAGGAGATTTCGAGCGCTGCGTCTCTTCTTTAATGAACTGAAAAACAGCGAAGATTAGGTCTACAAGTGAAAGAAGCTAATCTTGACAGTATATCACCTCCGCCGATTCTGGCTCTTCGGTCTCTTCAACAAACTCGCCCTGCATAAATGCAGGATGTTCGCTGATGGGTTCTAGTACCATACCATCTTCGGACACGTGCACTAACATATTAGTCGATGGATCAACAAGGATCtgcagaaaaacaaagaagatcaTCGAGAAattgtgagaagaaaaaacagtaaatgCTACCTGGTCACGAAATCCATCTGTCACTTTACCCTGCTTTTCAGCGAGCAACTCCAAATCAGCTTCCTTCTCAGCTTTCTCAATTTCCTTAACCAGAATAACTGCGGATACCAcagaaaacgagaagaaaccTTCCGTTAGGAGTAGGGAAGAAAACGTAATTCAGATTAGTTCACACAAAACAGGTGAATCTACGAGGCAAGCAAATAGTTatagtaatgaaataaaagaaccGACTGAATAACGTACCTGTGGATCAAAAACTGGCTTAAACATAAGACCATGTTCACGCTGGCGATGGAGCATCAGATAGCATCTACGGCTGAACATACGATGGCACCCTGGGGAAAAGAGAACAATTACACTAACCATATCGACAATGCAGATTGTAGCATAAGATAGTGTCACTCTCTcgaaataataattgaaagaaaatagctCATAAAAAACGGAGAAATTAGAAACACCTCAGAAAGTAAAACTTGCAGAATTATGGAAAAGATCGAAACAAAATCTAACCTGGAACTGTGCACTCGTATCTTTTTGTTCCGGCATGGACCACTCTTTCGTGCTCATTTCGAGTCGATAAACTAACAAAACGTTTCCCACAATCCCAAGTACAGGCGAAGGGTCGCtcaccttaaaaaaaaaccactgctGCCACAGGGTAAATCAATAGCAAACAACTTCCAAAAACGACAGCACTAAACACCTGATGTGTGTTTCCTCTTCACGTGCATATTAAGTGTTCCGGAGGTGTTGAAATGTGCGTCACAATAAACACAAACATACGGTCTATCACCGGTGTGCGTACGTATATGAGCCTGGAAATTTCTGCTAGAAAATCCAGCGGTGAAAAACCCGcctagagaataaaaaaaaaccgctcaCCTTAATCTTGCTTGCATGTTTAAGCATTAGTCCACACACTTGACACTGAACAAGCATTGGAGGTCGAACGGCacgtgtttttctcttcttgatGGGGACACCAGTAACAACAGACTCAATTACTTCGTCGAGCCTAAAGCAGTAGTGGATCATGAGCACAAAAATCTAAAGTCCACAGGCTAATTACCGTTTGCTTGCTGCAGCCGAAATTGGTTGTTCGATGTGTCCAACTGGAGGTGCAAAGTCGACCATTGAAGTCCTTTCGGATTCGTTTTGTTTCGACCGGTTTTCTGTCGAGGCCCTATTCCAAATTTGTCGTTTCGGTGGTTTCAAATGAGGTCGTGGTGGGCCAAGAcgtttctgaagaaaactaCTACAAAAATTACGAAGTAGAAGTTCTGGTACATAGACAGCAGTACTTACCGATCCTACATGCCTTAACTCATGAGCATTTTTCTGAGCATTGTTTACGAAGCTCTTTCCGCATCCATAACTACAAACAAACGGAGTTTGACCCAAATGACGACGAACGTGGTTGAGCATGGGTGTTCGTTGCGTGAATTTTGCACCACAGATTTCACAACCGTAAGGTTTTTCTCCAGTATGGGTTCGCATGTGAGCCTAAAAGACgaacatgaaaagaaaaagtaccaATACCAACTaagaattgtaaaaaaatgagTCAGTAAACAATAGACCACAAGAGATAAAGGAGTTTCTTACCTCTATTTTCGAAGGATGTTTCACTACAACACCACATACTTCACATTGGACAATAGTTGGCGGTTTTCTAGAAACAGCAACAGAATCCCTGAAAACGCAGAGAAAAGTGTGAACAAAGATACCCCAAACAAATATGTGAATACTACGCACCGGCGACTTTTATTCAACAACGGATCCAATTGTTGCTCTTCAAATTCAGCAGCGTTTGGACTTTCAATTGGCACTAACTCATCTTCTGTGTATTCGTTTCCATCTTCTAAATTTTATGAGATGTGTGGGAGTAGGTAATAAGGCAGTCACTTATGAGAAACGCGAGGTTTCATCTATCTAgtataaaataggaaatattggaaaaaaaaactggaaggtCGCGGTtaagtcaaagaaaaacagccaCAGCGCTTCAGAAAATGACTGGTTCACtgaagaaacattttcttgaaaaaacctATACCCaatgcctgaaaaaaaattttcgccAAAAGCCAAAAGgccaaaaatccagaaaagagcATTAGGcatttaaaaatgaagttcTGTACGAATAAAATTCCCTAGGCAATGTAGTTCCAGGTTAAAGCTTTAGAGCAGAAGAAAGTTAAGAAGAAAGATACAACTTTATGAAGATAGTAGCTCACCATCCAGATATCGCGCAGGAATAGGATTATCTATTGAGAGCTGTTCGCTTAACTCGGGAATTTCTTCTATTGGAACTTCACCTTCAGTGTACCTAAAATAGGCTTATAAAAATCGTGAAAAACCAACAAACTTGTAGCACGTACTCATACTCCTGGTCTTCGTAGATAATGTCTCCCTCATTTGTAAAACTCTGCAGTTCAAGCTGAAATTTAATTgtgtaaaaataatagtaatagagTTCAAAAAAGCTCAATTAGACCTGTTCTCTGCCTGCGACTTCCTCGAGCGCCACAACCCCTTCAGGCCATTCCTGATAGACTTCTTCAGGCACAATGATGTCATCGACATCATCGACAAAAATCACTTCATCAGGATCAACAGTATCAATATCGACTTCATCCTAGAACTCATCAAAGTAGCTAATAAAACAAGAAGATAGGA
The Necator americanus strain Aroian chromosome I, whole genome shotgun sequence genome window above contains:
- a CDS encoding hypothetical protein (NECATOR_CHRI.G503.T4), coding for MSLMDNLSQGYLPAEVAEESILVEDEVDIDTVDPDEVIFVDDVDDIIVPEEVYQEWPEGVVALEEVAGREQLELQSFTNEGDIIYEDQEYEYTEGEVPIEEIPELSEQLSIDNPIPARYLDEDGNEYTEDELVPIESPNAAEFEEQQLDPLLNKSRRKPPTIVQCEVCGVVVKHPSKIEAHMRTHTGEKPYGCEICGAKFTQRTPMLNHVRRHLGQTPFVCSYGCGKSFVNNAQKNAHELRHVGSKRLGPPRPHLKPPKRQIWNRASTENRSKQNESERTSMVDFAPPVGHIEQPISAAASKRLDEVIESVVTGVPIKKRKTRAVRPPMLVQCQVCGLMLKHASKIKAHIRTHTGDRPYVCVYCDAHFNTSGTLNMHVKRKHTSGERPFACTWDCGKRFVSLSTRNEHERVVHAGTKRYECTVPGCHRMFSRRCYLMLHRQREHGLMFKPVFDPQEIEKAEKEADLELLAEKQGKVTDGFRDQILVDPSTNMLVHVSEDGMVLEPISEHPAFMQGEFVEETEEPESAEFIKEETQRSKSPDLLLPAENTKPVQYLISDLELEPCPSGVVEVPVFEAELDEMDEVVEEQEMPALFEEHKPLKDHTTIEENSTIKPRVVNILKRKMFEEATSTVGTSNVGYVGYESPIHTTVEELEVTEESILDVEEDHEEQYNYAEDKEQRDSIYERTSIRKYRMVRRKPAQTFYCRPCNKEIKYPSKIAEHLRKHTGERPYQCQICGAGFSQGHVLKVHLRGHHGELPYKCSYCPHSFQSLALKKQHEKTHYQPEVKDDPPIDTIVIQEGVEAETEAIVDTAHAGEVAVDSHVYACPIVECGMQSQSKEEVEEHIAVVHGEMQEWIEEGGEPEVYEDGTMVVNAAEEGQEQEIAAEQHSIMVADDQQYGYYPYDEETMVMEGQPVDTIELQRPPVTLDNAIPREAPAQNFPNEPLRIYEHYTYVDDPNVPPPTEEIEIETSEQHYMLDARNPTNIPLQRTIVYDNIVSSDDIFDINLAEDIPVEDRVRVLIDPKPPKKGRLTCDEYYDRMINKNMQEMEVDAAMIEMAAPLRHVRLMTEEGPVVIAQPSGRMRRNRLIRSQSDKQHGARNLDWIIDAVARGLDVDSASPHNRRKPVMHKCQYCGRIDKYPSKIKAHMRTHTGEKPFKCEICGMTFAQRTPMRLHVRRHLDQKPYICNIEGCDLRFVSGALLNYHQQTKHFMTKRYICLKGCGRFFASARNQRNHEARCFYNTEQANDFGDAIYEHLVYNDQEEEEASENEVEEELEEALEAVETSLNGSDTKVQETETQPQFLHQ
- a CDS encoding hypothetical protein (NECATOR_CHRI.G503.T2), encoding MSLMDNLSQGYLPAEVAEESILVEDEVDIDTVDPDEVIFVDDVDDIIVPEEVYQEWPEGVVALEEVAGREQLELQSFTNEGDIIYEDQEYEYTEGEVPIEEIPELSEQLSIDNPIPARYLDEDGNEYTEDELVPIESPNAAEFEEQQLDPLLNKSRRDSVAVSRKPPTIVQCEVCGVVVKHPSKIEAHMRTHTGEKPYGCEICGAKFTQRTPMLNHVRRHLGQTPFVCSYGCGKSFVNNAQKNAHELRHVGSKRLGPPRPHLKPPKRQIWNRASTENRSKQNESERTSMVDFAPPVGHIEQPISAAASKRLDEVIESVVTGVPIKKRKTRAVRPPMLVQCQVCGLMLKHASKIKAHIRTHTGDRPYVCVYCDAHFNTSGTLNMHVKRKHTSGERPFACTWDCGKRFVSLSTRNEHERVVHAGTKRYECTVPGCHRMFSRRCYLMLHRQREHGLMFKPVFDPQEIEKAEKEADLELLAEKQGKVTDGFRDQILVDPSTNMLVHVSEDGMVLEPISEHPAFMQGEFVEETEEPESAEFIKEETQRSKSPDLLLPAENTKPVQYLISDLELEPCPSGVVEVPVFEAELDEMDEVVEEQEMPALFEEHKPLKDHTTIEENSTIKPRVVNILKRKLQIRHPARALFRQ
- a CDS encoding hypothetical protein (NECATOR_CHRI.G503.T3), whose translation is MSLMDNLSQGYLPAEVAEESILVEDEVDIDTVDPDEVIFVDDVDDIIVPEEVYQEWPEGVVALEEVAGREQLELQSFTNEGDIIYEDQEYEYTEGEVPIEEIPELSEQLSIDNPIPARYLDEDGNEYTEDELVPIESPNAAEFEEQQLDPLLNKSRRDSVAVSRKPPTIVQCEVCGVVVKHPSKIEAHMRTHTGEKPYGCEICGAKFTQRTPMLNHVRRHLGQTPFVCSYGCGKSFVNNAQKNAHELRHVGSKRLGPPRPHLKPPKRQIWNRASTENRSKQNESERTSMVDFAPPVGHIEQPISAAASKRLDEVIESVVTGVPIKKRKTRAVRPPMLVQCQVCGLMLKHASKIKAHIRTHTGDRPYVCVYCDAHFNTSGTLNMHVKRKHTSGERPFACTWDCGKRFVSLSTRNEHERVVHAGTKRYECTVPGCHRMFSRRCYLMLHRQREHGLMFKPVFDPQEIEKAEKEADLELLAEKQGKVTDGFRDQILVDPSTNMLVHVSEDGMVLEPISEHPAFMQGEFVEETEEPESAEFIKEETQRSKSPDLLLPAENTKPVQYLISDLELEPCPSGVVEVPVFEAELDEMDEVVEEQEMPALFEEHKPLKDHTTIEENSTIKPRVVNILKRKMFEEATSTVGTSNVGYVGYESPIHTTVEELEVTEESILDVEEDHEEQYNYAEDKEQRDSIYERTSIRKYRMVRRKPAQTFYCRPCNKEIKYPSKIAEHLRKHTGERPYQCQICGAGFSQGHVLKVHLRGHHGELPYKCSYCPHSFQSLALKKQHEKTHYQPEVKDDPPIDTIVIQEGVEAETEAIVDTAHAGEVAVDSHVYACPIVECGMQSQSKEEVEEHIAVVHGEMQEWIEEGGEPEVYEDGTMVVNAAEEGQEQEIAAEQHSIMVADDQQYGYYPYDEETMVMEGQPVDTIELQRPPVTLDNAIPREAPAQNFPNEPLRIYEHYTYVDDPNVPPPTEEIEIETSEQHYMLDARNPTNIPLQRTIVYDNIVSSDDIFDINLAEDIPVEDRVRVLIDPKPPKKGRLTCDEYYDRMINKNMQEMEVDAAMIEMAAPLRHVRLMTEEGPVVIAQPSGRMRRNRLIRSQSDKQHGARNLDWIIDAVARGLDVDSASPHNRRKPVMHKCQYCGRIDKYPSKIKAHMRTHTGEKPFKCEICGMTFAQRTPMRLHVRRHLDQKPYICNIEGCDLRFVSGALLNYHQQTKHFMTKRYICLKGCGRFFASARNQRNHEARCFYNTEQANDFGDAIYEHLVYNDQEEEEASENEVEEELEEALEAVETSLNGSDTKVQETETQPQFLHQ